In a genomic window of Myotis daubentonii chromosome X, mMyoDau2.1, whole genome shotgun sequence:
- the LOC132223763 gene encoding T-cell leukemia/lymphoma protein 1A-like has translation MAELPSKKHLTSHPICLRIRGHSIYEDENQRTWLHLLMDTGGDLQVWLWQDDIPSGYTALTTSPLTSSTMPSMWTLHLGSQYVDSMGQFWRIVHHIKEDDTEEMILELKDDS, from the coding sequence ATGGCCGAGCTCCCATCGAAGAAGCACCTCACCTCACACCCCATCTGCCTGAGGATCCGTGGGCACTCAATATATGAGGACGAGAACCAGCGCACATGGCTGCATCTTCTCATGGACACAGGAGGTGACCTGCAAGTATGGTTGTGGCAGGACGACATCCCCAGTGGGTATACTGCACTCACCACCAGCCCTCTGACCTCGAGCACCATGCCTTCGATGTGGACGCTCCATCTTGGCAGCCAGTACGTGGACTCCATGGGTCAATTTTGGCGCATTGTGCACCACATCAAGGAGGATGACAcggaggaaatgatccttgagctgaAGGACGACTCTTAG